The nucleotide window GCTGAAGGAAAGGATCCGGATTTCCATCGGGGTGAACAATATATGGATCAGATGTTTAACCGTATGCGGGATACATCGCTTCCGTTGGAATCCAATCTCGGACCGATTGACGCAGCACCTTATTACGCATTGGAGATAGCGCCAAACATGTTAGGAACCGTGGGTGGTCCGGCATTAAACGAATTCGCGCAGTGTCTGCATATTTCAGAAAAACCGATCGGCCGGTTATACGCCTGCGGTAACTTTTCCGGCTTTGGCGGACCGGGCCGAGGATATACAGGAGCCGGAGGCACAGTGGGCCCAGGTTTGGTCATGGCCTATATTGCCGCAGGTCACATCATTCAGAATCAAAAAGACTGGGAATAAAGAAGGTGCCTTTTTTAAGGCATCTTTTCATATTCCCAGGAATGCTTTATACTGAAATCAAAACTGAGAAGGAAGAACGGTCTGCGTGGAAGTCAAAAGGAATAAGCGAAGAGTGGAAAGGAAATAACTATGGAGCATAAAACAGGAACCTTTGCAGAACTCTGGGGTTTGTCGCCGGAAGGCTTAAAATTTTATATAAAGAAAGGTTTGATTGATCCGGAATCATTGGGTAAATATCGTGTTTATTCTTATAAGGAATCCAGCATTCTTCATCGTTTGCTCTATTTCCGTTCTTATGGTTTTTCTCTGGATGAGGCGAAAAGCCTTTGTTATGTTGGTCAGCGGTCTGAAGTTTTACGGCAGCTGAAAGATAAAAATGCCGAGATCCAAAAAGAAATTAAACAGAAACAAGCGCTGCTGGAACAGCTGAATCATGACATACAATTTTTGGATCAGGCTGAAGAACAGCTGAATGAAATCACGGTAAAGAAAATGCCGGCGGTCTGCGCAGTGGCAGGCAGTTTGGAAGATGGCAGCCGTGATACCGAGTTGTTTTCTGATTGGGTTCGTTATCTGCCGTTCGTCCAAACAAATTACGTTGTCGATCTGAATGATCAAAATTCCTATGATGTTCGTTGGGGAATCACTGCGCCCTTATCTTTGTATGAGGATTTAAGTCAACAGATAGGACAAAATGAAATCCAGATTTTCGGCGGCTGTCTTTGTCTGCATTCGCTGATAAAGGATCATGACAACAAAGGGATTGACCCGCGGATTTTAGAGCCGCTTTTAGCCTATGCCAAAAGGCATAATTATCAGATAAAAGGTTATGCTCTGATTAACTTCACGTTCATTCTGCAGCCGGAAAAGGATGCAGAGAAAAGTCGTTACCTGGAATGCTTTATTCCGATAGGTTCAAGCGAAATAAAGAAATAGACTCAGATACAAGATCTGTACTTATGTACAATAGTTAGCGGATCTAGTAATTAATTCATCAAGATTACAGGTTATTATAGTGTAATCAATGTTACACAGCACATAGTCGATTGGACGATTTCATGTTTTTATTGTTCTGAAGGTTATCCTTTCCACAAACACGGAATCAAAGAATTAGACTCTGCCCTTTCTTTTATTGTCAGAATCTTTAGAAAGCTCAGGCAGAATTGATTGTCAAATAATAATTAATATCGGAAGGCGATGAAACTTATAAATAATCCGACTGTTCTAATTGGGAAAATTGTTTTTGAATCAGATCTGCGGCCTGTTCAATGACCGAATTAGAGGGATCGCTCTTTGCCAGGCAAACCAGGTCGGTATTCAGAGTACAGTCTTCAATTGGAAGAAAGGCAATGCCGCTGAAGGCATGATCGCGGGCCAGAGCGGGAATGAATGCGCAGGCATTGTCTAGAATGGACAGTTTTTTATAAATTTCAGTCAGATTGTCTGCGTATAGAATCCGTCGTACTTCAATCTGCCGGTCTTTTAGCAGCTTTAATAGCCGGTCATTCAGAGAAATTGACGAGCGACTTTCCAGCAGGATCAGCGTCATAGCCTGCAGCCGGGACAGCACTGCCTTGGAAGCCTGAGCCAGTCGGTTAGACGCAGAAACTGCGAGACACAGCTCATTACGGATCAACGGTCGTTTTTGATAGCCGTTGAAATACAGGGAAGAACTGAGATCTTCGGGAATTAAAACGAGGTCATAATTTTTCTTTTCGTCACTGGGGTCACAGCTGACCTGAAGCATGAGTCCAGGAATAGCGGATACCAGATCATTAAAAATACCGGTCATCAGATACTCCGCCATCTGTGAGTACCAAATGGACAGTGGCTTGGCGGCCAGTTCCGGATTTTGATGTAGCGATTGATTCAATGCGTCATAAATTTGTACGATATTTTCAGCGGCGTCGATGACCCTTCGACCTTCGGGTGTCAAACAGACCGAACGGGAGCTACGGCTGAAAATCGCGGTATTGAGCTCAGCCTCCAGTTTCTTTACCGTTTTCGAGATCACACTCTGCGAGACATACAGCTTGCAAGCAGCTTTGGAAAAACTCATTTCTTCGGCGGCAGCAATCAGAATCCGACATTCACTGATATTCATAGCAATTCCTCCCAGGATTACGTTCCTATTATATCAAACGTTTCCAAAACGGCATAGGTAAGCCAAAGGTAGAAAAAACGGAAAGAATAATAAGAAACTGTTTTGATATAATTTTATCAATCTGTGAAGAAAAGGAGAGAAAGAAATGAGTCAACAAATGACACGAAAAGGATTCCTCAAGGGAGCGCTTGCCGGAACGGCCGGCATCGCTGCGGTTTCCCTGCTGG belongs to Holdemania massiliensis and includes:
- a CDS encoding LysR family transcriptional regulator, with the protein product MNISECRILIAAAEEMSFSKAACKLYVSQSVISKTVKKLEAELNTAIFSRSSRSVCLTPEGRRVIDAAENIVQIYDALNQSLHQNPELAAKPLSIWYSQMAEYLMTGIFNDLVSAIPGLMLQVSCDPSDEKKNYDLVLIPEDLSSSLYFNGYQKRPLIRNELCLAVSASNRLAQASKAVLSRLQAMTLILLESRSSISLNDRLLKLLKDRQIEVRRILYADNLTEIYKKLSILDNACAFIPALARDHAFSGIAFLPIEDCTLNTDLVCLAKSDPSNSVIEQAADLIQKQFSQLEQSDYL
- a CDS encoding MerR family transcriptional regulator, whose product is MEHKTGTFAELWGLSPEGLKFYIKKGLIDPESLGKYRVYSYKESSILHRLLYFRSYGFSLDEAKSLCYVGQRSEVLRQLKDKNAEIQKEIKQKQALLEQLNHDIQFLDQAEEQLNEITVKKMPAVCAVAGSLEDGSRDTELFSDWVRYLPFVQTNYVVDLNDQNSYDVRWGITAPLSLYEDLSQQIGQNEIQIFGGCLCLHSLIKDHDNKGIDPRILEPLLAYAKRHNYQIKGYALINFTFILQPEKDAEKSRYLECFIPIGSSEIKK